From one Streptomyces sp. N50 genomic stretch:
- a CDS encoding two-component system response regulator, with protein MVQKAKILLVDDRPENLLALEAILSALDQTLVRASSGEEALKALLTDDFAVILLDVQMPGMDGFETAAHIKRRERTRDIPIIFLTAINHGPHHTFRGYAAGAVDYISKPFDPWVLRAKVSVFVELYMKNCQLREQAALLRLQLEGGGKPAAGAAKEPAGLLAELSARLAAVEEQAEALSKQLDDESADAAAVATAAHLERKLTGLRRALDALEPGTGSGAPSVPSQN; from the coding sequence ATGGTGCAGAAGGCCAAGATCCTCCTGGTCGATGACCGGCCGGAGAATCTGCTGGCGCTGGAGGCCATCCTCTCTGCGCTCGATCAGACACTGGTTCGGGCATCGTCCGGGGAGGAAGCGCTCAAGGCACTGCTGACGGACGACTTCGCGGTCATTCTGCTGGACGTCCAGATGCCGGGCATGGACGGTTTCGAGACCGCCGCGCACATCAAGCGGCGGGAGCGGACCCGGGACATCCCGATCATCTTCCTCACCGCGATCAACCACGGCCCGCACCACACCTTCCGGGGCTACGCGGCGGGCGCGGTCGACTACATCTCCAAGCCGTTCGACCCATGGGTGCTGCGCGCGAAGGTCTCGGTCTTCGTCGAGCTCTACATGAAGAACTGCCAGTTGCGGGAGCAGGCGGCGCTGCTGCGGCTCCAGTTGGAGGGCGGCGGCAAGCCCGCGGCCGGTGCGGCGAAGGAACCGGCCGGACTGCTCGCCGAGTTGTCGGCGCGGCTCGCGGCCGTGGAGGAACAGGCGGAGGCGCTGTCGAAGCAGCTCGACGACGAGTCGGCGGACGCGGCGGCAGTGGCGACGGCGGCTCATCTCGAACGCAAACTCACCGGACTGCGCAGGGCACTCGACGCCCTGGAGCCGGGCACGGGGAGTGGAGCACCTTCGGTCCCGTCGCAGAACTGA
- a CDS encoding HAMP domain-containing protein produces the protein MESGAATRGTKTRAKGGQSLKNQRKPRNGTTEVDAASLDRLLTALVSMRDGNFRKRLTVSGDGVMSEIAAVFNEVADRNLHLTGELSRVRRMVGREGKLTERLETGACEGSWASAIDASNALVDDLVRPVSEVGRVLSAVAEGDLSPRMELRTQAPDGTGHPLRGEFLKVGRTVNNLVDQLSTFTDEVTRVASEVGTEGKLGGQARVRGMSGSWKDLTESVNTMAYRLTAQVRDIALVTTAVAKGDLSRKVTVHVAGEMLELKNTVNTMVDQLSSFSSEVTRVAREVGTEGELGGQAQVPGVAGVWKDLTDSVNIMAGNLTAQVRGIAQVTTAVANGDLSQKVTVSARGEVAQLAETINQMTETLRTFADEVTRVANEVGAEGQLGGQANVPGAAGTWKDLTDSVNTVFRNLTIQVRDIAAVTTAVASGDLSQKVTVNVAGEMLELKNTVNGMVDQLSSFGAEVTRVAREIGVEGELGGQAQVPGAAGTWKDLTDSVNTAFRNLTGQVRNIAQVTTAVANGDLSQKVTVDVSGEMLQLKNTVNTMVDQLSSFADQVTRMARDVGTEGRLGGQARVDGVSGTWKELTDSVNSMAGNLTSQVRNIAQVTTAVAQGDLSQKIDVDARGEILELKNTINTMVDQLSAFADQVTRVAREVGTEGRLGGQAQVPGVAGVWRDLTDSVNGMAGNLTAQVRNIAQVATAVARGDLSQKITVDARGEILELKNTLNTMVDQLSSFAEEVTRVAREVGTEGQLGGQAEVQGVSGTWKDLTQSVNFMANNLTIQVRQIAEVTTAVAKGDLSKKITVDAKGEILELVTTVNTMVDQLSSFAEQVTRVAREVGTEGILGGQAHVPGVTGIWKDLSGNVNLMANNLTMQVRNISQVAAAVANGDLTRTVTIEARGEVAQLADTFNTMVKTLSSFADQVTKVAREVGTDGILGGQARVPGVAGTWKDLTESVNGMASNLTGQVRNIAMVTTAIAKGDLTKKIDIDARGEILELKTTINTMVDQLSSFAEEVTRVAREVGTEGQLGGQARVRDVDGTWRDLTESVNEMAGNLTRQVRAIARVATAVTRGDLNLKIDVDAAGEIQELQDYINKMIANLRDTTIANKEQDWLKGNLARISALMQGRRDLDDVASLIMSELTPVVSAQHGAFFLALPLADAEGEEAYELRMLGSYGYSMGSMPTSFRPGEALIGTAAQERRTILVENAPSGYLKISSGLGEAPPAQVIVLPVLFEGKVLGIIELASFTPFTHIQKDFLNQIAEMIATSVNTISVNTKTEVLLKQSQELTEQLRERSAELENRQKALQSSNAELEEKAELLAQQNRDIEVKNTEIEEARQVLEERAEQLAVSMRYKSEFLANMSHELRTPLNSLLILAKLLADNAEGNLSPKQVEFAETIHGAGSDLLQLINDILDLSKVEAGKMDVSPTRIALVQLVDYVEATFRPLTAEKGLDLSVRVSPELPATLHTDEQRLLQVLRNLLSNAVKFTDSGAVELVIRPAGADVPVAIREQLLEAGSLRDADAGLIAFSVTDTGIGIAGSKMRVIFEAFKQADGTTSRKYGGTGLGLSISREIAQLLGGEIHAQSEPGRGSTFTLYLPLHPSELPPQGYQQLPALEAGDLVASAAELAELSERSEVDFETPAEVKSYHETQNGAAALFRRRRRAVEQSTQLGQTVRDQWAAPESPPSRRGIRFGGEKVLIVDDDIRNVFALTSVLEQHGLSVLYAENGREGIEVLEQHDDVTVVLMDIMMPEMDGYATTTAIRRMPQFAGLPIIALTAKAMKGDREKAIESGASDYVTKPVDPDHLLAVMEQWMRTE, from the coding sequence GTGGAGTCTGGCGCAGCGACGCGGGGCACTAAGACGCGCGCGAAAGGCGGACAGTCCCTGAAGAACCAGCGCAAACCACGCAATGGGACCACGGAGGTGGACGCGGCCTCCTTGGACCGGCTGCTGACGGCTCTGGTCTCCATGCGGGACGGGAACTTCCGCAAGCGGCTCACGGTGTCGGGCGACGGCGTGATGTCGGAGATCGCCGCCGTGTTCAACGAGGTGGCCGACCGCAATCTGCATCTCACGGGTGAGCTGTCCCGGGTGCGGCGCATGGTGGGCCGTGAGGGAAAGCTCACGGAACGGCTGGAGACGGGCGCCTGCGAGGGTTCCTGGGCCTCGGCCATCGATGCCTCCAACGCGCTCGTGGACGACCTCGTACGGCCCGTCTCCGAGGTCGGACGGGTGCTCTCCGCGGTGGCCGAGGGTGATCTGTCGCCGCGCATGGAGCTGCGGACGCAGGCGCCGGACGGGACCGGGCATCCGTTGCGCGGGGAGTTCCTGAAGGTCGGGCGGACCGTCAACAACCTGGTCGACCAGCTGTCGACGTTCACCGACGAGGTCACGCGTGTGGCCAGCGAGGTGGGCACCGAGGGCAAGCTGGGCGGGCAGGCACGCGTGCGTGGCATGTCCGGCTCGTGGAAGGACCTCACGGAGTCGGTCAACACGATGGCGTACCGGCTGACGGCCCAGGTGCGGGACATCGCGCTGGTGACCACGGCGGTCGCCAAGGGCGACCTGTCGCGGAAGGTCACCGTCCATGTCGCCGGCGAGATGCTGGAGCTCAAGAACACCGTCAACACGATGGTGGACCAGCTGTCGTCGTTCTCCTCCGAGGTGACGCGAGTCGCCCGCGAGGTGGGCACCGAGGGCGAGCTGGGCGGCCAGGCGCAGGTGCCGGGTGTGGCCGGGGTGTGGAAGGACCTCACCGACTCGGTGAACATCATGGCCGGCAACCTGACGGCCCAGGTGCGCGGGATCGCGCAGGTGACGACGGCGGTCGCCAACGGTGACCTGTCGCAGAAGGTGACCGTCTCCGCGCGGGGCGAGGTCGCCCAGCTCGCCGAGACGATCAACCAGATGACCGAGACGCTGCGGACGTTCGCGGACGAGGTCACGCGCGTGGCCAACGAGGTCGGTGCCGAGGGGCAGCTCGGCGGGCAGGCGAACGTGCCGGGTGCGGCGGGAACGTGGAAGGACCTCACCGATTCGGTGAACACGGTCTTCCGGAACCTGACCATCCAGGTGCGGGACATCGCCGCCGTGACGACGGCCGTGGCGAGCGGTGACCTGTCCCAGAAGGTCACGGTGAACGTGGCCGGCGAGATGCTGGAACTGAAGAACACCGTCAACGGGATGGTCGACCAGCTGTCCTCGTTCGGTGCCGAGGTCACGCGCGTGGCGCGCGAGATCGGTGTCGAGGGTGAACTGGGCGGCCAGGCACAGGTGCCGGGCGCGGCCGGGACGTGGAAGGACCTGACGGACTCCGTCAACACGGCGTTCCGCAACCTCACCGGACAGGTGAGGAACATCGCGCAGGTGACGACGGCCGTGGCCAACGGCGACCTGTCGCAGAAGGTCACCGTCGACGTGTCCGGCGAGATGCTTCAGTTGAAGAACACCGTGAACACGATGGTGGACCAGCTGTCGTCGTTCGCCGACCAGGTGACCCGCATGGCCCGTGACGTGGGCACCGAGGGCCGACTGGGCGGCCAGGCGCGTGTGGACGGCGTCTCGGGCACCTGGAAGGAGCTCACCGACTCCGTCAACTCGATGGCCGGGAACCTGACTTCCCAGGTGCGCAACATCGCCCAGGTGACGACGGCGGTGGCCCAGGGCGACCTGTCCCAGAAGATCGACGTGGACGCGCGCGGCGAGATCCTGGAGCTGAAGAACACCATCAACACGATGGTTGACCAGCTCTCCGCCTTCGCCGACCAGGTGACCCGGGTGGCCCGCGAGGTGGGCACGGAGGGCCGCCTGGGCGGGCAGGCGCAGGTGCCGGGCGTCGCCGGTGTGTGGCGGGACCTCACCGACTCGGTGAACGGCATGGCCGGCAACCTCACCGCCCAGGTCCGCAACATCGCCCAAGTGGCCACCGCGGTGGCCCGGGGTGACCTGTCCCAGAAGATCACCGTGGACGCGCGCGGGGAGATCCTGGAACTGAAGAACACCCTGAACACGATGGTCGACCAGCTGTCCTCGTTCGCCGAGGAGGTCACGCGTGTGGCCCGCGAGGTGGGCACCGAGGGGCAGTTGGGCGGTCAGGCCGAGGTGCAGGGTGTCTCCGGCACCTGGAAGGACCTCACCCAGTCGGTGAACTTCATGGCGAACAACCTGACCATCCAGGTGCGCCAGATCGCCGAGGTCACGACCGCGGTCGCCAAGGGCGACCTCTCCAAGAAGATCACCGTCGACGCCAAGGGCGAGATCCTCGAACTCGTCACGACCGTCAACACGATGGTCGACCAGCTCTCGTCCTTCGCCGAGCAGGTGACCCGGGTGGCCCGCGAGGTGGGCACCGAGGGCATCCTGGGCGGCCAGGCCCACGTGCCGGGTGTCACGGGCATCTGGAAGGACCTCAGCGGCAACGTCAACCTGATGGCCAACAACCTGACCATGCAGGTGCGGAACATCTCCCAGGTCGCGGCGGCCGTCGCCAACGGCGACCTGACGCGGACGGTGACGATCGAGGCGCGCGGCGAGGTCGCGCAGCTCGCCGACACCTTCAACACCATGGTGAAGACGCTGAGTTCGTTCGCCGACCAGGTCACCAAGGTGGCCCGTGAGGTGGGCACGGACGGCATCCTCGGCGGTCAGGCGCGCGTGCCCGGTGTGGCCGGCACGTGGAAGGACCTCACCGAGTCCGTGAACGGGATGGCGTCCAACCTGACCGGTCAGGTGCGCAACATCGCGATGGTCACCACGGCCATCGCCAAGGGCGACCTGACCAAGAAGATCGACATCGATGCCCGCGGCGAGATCCTCGAACTGAAGACGACGATCAACACGATGGTCGACCAGCTGTCCTCGTTCGCCGAGGAGGTCACGCGTGTGGCCCGCGAGGTGGGCACCGAAGGCCAGTTGGGCGGTCAGGCACGCGTGCGTGACGTCGACGGCACCTGGCGCGACCTCACCGAGTCGGTGAACGAGATGGCCGGGAACCTGACCCGGCAGGTGCGTGCCATCGCGCGCGTGGCGACCGCGGTGACCCGCGGCGACCTGAACCTGAAGATCGACGTCGACGCGGCCGGCGAGATCCAGGAACTGCAGGACTACATCAACAAGATGATCGCCAACCTGCGCGACACCACGATCGCCAACAAGGAGCAGGACTGGCTCAAGGGCAACCTCGCCCGCATCTCCGCGCTGATGCAGGGCCGCCGTGACCTGGACGACGTCGCCTCGCTGATCATGAGCGAGCTGACGCCGGTGGTCTCCGCGCAGCACGGCGCGTTCTTCCTCGCGCTGCCCCTGGCGGACGCGGAGGGCGAGGAGGCGTACGAACTGCGCATGCTGGGGTCGTACGGCTACTCCATGGGGTCCATGCCGACCTCGTTCAGGCCCGGTGAGGCGCTGATCGGGACGGCCGCCCAGGAGCGGCGCACGATCCTCGTGGAGAACGCGCCCAGCGGCTATCTGAAGATCTCCTCGGGGCTCGGTGAGGCGCCGCCCGCGCAGGTGATCGTCCTTCCGGTGCTGTTCGAGGGGAAGGTGCTCGGGATCATCGAGCTGGCCTCTTTCACGCCCTTCACGCACATCCAGAAGGACTTCCTCAACCAGATCGCCGAGATGATCGCGACCAGCGTCAACACCATCTCCGTCAACACCAAGACGGAAGTGCTGCTGAAGCAGTCGCAGGAGCTGACCGAGCAACTCCGGGAGCGGTCGGCCGAGTTGGAGAACCGGCAGAAGGCGCTCCAGTCGTCCAACGCCGAACTGGAGGAGAAAGCCGAGCTGTTGGCCCAGCAGAACCGCGACATCGAGGTGAAGAACACCGAGATCGAGGAGGCGCGGCAGGTCCTGGAGGAGCGTGCCGAGCAGCTCGCGGTGTCGATGCGCTACAAGAGCGAGTTCCTCGCCAACATGTCGCATGAGCTTCGCACACCGCTCAACTCGCTGCTGATCCTGGCCAAGCTGCTCGCCGACAACGCGGAGGGGAACCTCTCCCCGAAGCAGGTCGAGTTCGCCGAGACGATCCACGGCGCCGGGTCCGACCTGCTCCAGCTGATCAACGACATCCTGGACCTGTCGAAGGTCGAGGCGGGCAAGATGGACGTGTCCCCGACGCGTATCGCGCTCGTCCAACTCGTCGACTACGTAGAGGCCACTTTCCGCCCGCTGACCGCGGAGAAGGGCCTCGACCTGTCCGTACGGGTGTCGCCGGAACTGCCCGCCACGCTGCACACCGACGAGCAGCGCCTCCTCCAGGTGCTGCGCAACCTGCTGTCCAACGCGGTGAAGTTCACCGACTCCGGGGCGGTCGAGCTGGTCATCCGGCCGGCCGGCGCGGATGTGCCGGTGGCGATCCGGGAGCAGCTCCTGGAGGCCGGTTCCCTGCGGGACGCGGACGCGGGCCTGATCGCGTTCTCGGTGACCGACACCGGGATCGGGATCGCCGGCAGCAAGATGCGGGTCATCTTCGAGGCGTTCAAGCAGGCGGACGGTACGACCAGTCGCAAGTACGGCGGTACGGGCCTCGGGCTGTCGATCTCCCGGGAGATCGCGCAGTTGCTCGGCGGTGAGATCCACGCGCAGAGCGAACCGGGACGCGGCTCGACGTTCACGCTGTATTTGCCGCTGCACCCCAGCGAACTGCCCCCGCAGGGCTACCAGCAGCTGCCCGCGCTGGAGGCGGGCGACCTGGTGGCGTCGGCGGCGGAACTCGCCGAGCTGTCGGAGCGGAGCGAGGTGGACTTCGAGACGCCGGCCGAGGTGAAGTCGTACCACGAGACGCAGAACGGTGCCGCCGCGCTCTTCAGGCGCCGCCGCAGGGCCGTCGAGCAGTCCACCCAGCTGGGGCAGACCGTACGGGACCAGTGGGCGGCTCCGGAGTCGCCGCCGTCGCGTAGGGGCATCCGGTTCGGCGGGGAGAAGGTGCTGATCGTCGACGACGACATCCGCAACGTCTTCGCGCTGACGAGTGTCCTGGAGCAGCACGGCCTGTCCGTGCTGTACGCGGAGAACGGCCGTGAGGGTATCGAAGTCCTGGAGCAGCACGACGATGTGACGGTCGTTCTGATGGACATCATGATGCCCGAGATGGACGGATACGCGACGACGACGGCGATCCGCAGGATGCCCCAGTTCGCCGGGCTGCCGATCATCGCGCTGACCGCGAAGGCGATGAAGGGCGACCGGGAGAAGGCGATCGAGTCCGGTGCCTCGGACTACGTCACCAAGCCGGTCGATCCCGATCACCTGCTGGCGGTGATGGAGCAGTGGATGCGTACGGAGTGA
- a CDS encoding helix-turn-helix domain-containing protein: MSIGNSPEDERPFEDGRSSDGHEEEARPSVGRTLQQARIAAGLTVDDVSSATRVRIAIVHAIEADDFTPCGGDVYARGHIRTLARAVHIDPAPLLARYDDDHGGRPAPTPAAPLFEAERIRPERRGPNWTAAMVAAIVAVVGFVGFTAFKGGDSDSDAASQVTQGATPSASKPAAPKPSNTTATPKSDPSDSAIAAAPQDKVTVQVSAVDGRSWISAKDHNGRMLFDGLLKKGESKTFQDSSKVNLILGDAGVIQLYVNGKKIEDDFQPGAVERLTYTKGDPEVG, encoded by the coding sequence GTGTCCATCGGCAACTCCCCTGAAGACGAGCGTCCGTTCGAAGACGGTCGTTCCTCAGACGGTCATGAGGAAGAAGCCCGCCCTTCCGTCGGCCGAACCCTGCAGCAGGCACGTATCGCCGCCGGGCTGACCGTCGACGACGTCAGCAGTGCCACCCGGGTCCGCATCGCCATCGTGCACGCCATCGAGGCCGACGACTTCACGCCCTGCGGCGGTGACGTCTATGCCCGCGGGCACATCAGGACCCTCGCCAGGGCCGTCCACATCGATCCCGCCCCCCTCCTCGCGCGCTACGACGACGACCACGGCGGACGCCCGGCCCCGACGCCGGCCGCGCCCCTCTTCGAGGCGGAACGTATCCGTCCCGAGCGGCGGGGCCCGAACTGGACCGCAGCCATGGTCGCCGCGATCGTCGCGGTGGTCGGCTTCGTCGGGTTCACGGCGTTCAAGGGCGGCGACAGCGACAGTGACGCCGCGTCACAGGTCACCCAGGGGGCCACGCCCAGCGCCAGCAAGCCCGCCGCGCCCAAGCCCTCGAACACCACCGCCACGCCCAAGTCCGACCCCTCCGACAGTGCCATCGCCGCCGCGCCGCAGGACAAGGTGACGGTCCAGGTGAGCGCGGTCGACGGCCGCAGCTGGATCTCCGCCAAGGACCACAACGGCCGGATGCTTTTCGATGGACTTCTCAAGAAGGGCGAGTCGAAGACCTTCCAGGACAGCTCGAAGGTCAACCTGATCCTCGGTGACGCCGGTGTGATCCAGCTCTACGTCAACGGCAAGAAGATCGAGGACGACTTCCAGCCCGGAGCGGTGGAGCGCCTCACGTACACCAAGGGCGACCCCGAGGTCGGCTGA
- a CDS encoding DNA translocase FtsK → MASRPSAAKKQPAKRAAPAKAPAKKAAAKRAPAKKAAVKKTARPAPRPAPSPTGGIVKLVRAVWLGTAHAVGAVFRGIGQGAKNLDPAHRKDGVALLLFGLALIVAAGTWADLRGPVGDLVEILVTGAFGRLDLLVPILLAVIAVRFIRHPEKPEANGRIVIGLSALVIGVLGQVHIACGAPARSDGMQAIRNAGGLIGWGVATPLTYTMGEVLAVPLLVLLTVFGLLVVTATPVNAIPQRLRLLGVKLGIVHDFDDEDEFVGEDDERYDEQWREALPARPRKRGGAPEAYDPESAEQDALSKRRSRPRRSAVPQPDMNRPMDAVDVAAAAAAALDGAVLHGMPPSPIVADLTQGVRVGGDREDTTPTPVPAPAARPKQEKLRAEPAERIVADLTKAPPEEMRDLPPRAEQLQLAGDITYALPSLDLLTRGGPGKARSAANDAVVASLTNVFSEFKVDAAVTGFTRGPTVTRYEVELGPAVKVERITALTKNIAYAVASPDVRIISPIPGKSAVGIEIPNTDREMVNVGDVLRLADAAEDDHPMLVALGKDVEGGYVMANMAKMPHILVAGATGSGKSSCINCLITSIMCRATPEDVRMVLVDPKRVELTAYEGIPHLITPIITNPKRAAEALQWVVREMDLRYDDLAAFGYRHIDDFNQAIRDGKLKTPEGSERELKTYPYLLVIVDELADLMMVAPRDVEDSIVRITQLARAAGIHLVLATQRPSVDVVTGLIKANVPSRLAFATSSLADSRVILDQPGAEKLIGKGDGLYLPMGQNKPTRMQGAFVTEDEIHAVVQHCKDQMTPVFREDVTVGTKQKKEVDEEIGDDLDLLCQAVELVVSTQFGSTSMLQRKLRVGFAKAGRLMDLMESRGIVGPSEGSKARDVLVKADEVDGVLAVIRGESEG, encoded by the coding sequence ATGGCCTCACGTCCCTCCGCAGCCAAGAAGCAGCCCGCCAAGAGGGCTGCTCCGGCGAAGGCTCCGGCGAAGAAGGCCGCTGCGAAAAGGGCCCCCGCGAAGAAGGCGGCCGTCAAGAAGACCGCCCGCCCGGCGCCCAGGCCGGCTCCCAGCCCCACCGGGGGCATCGTCAAGCTCGTGCGCGCCGTCTGGCTCGGCACCGCGCACGCCGTCGGCGCGGTGTTCCGCGGAATAGGGCAGGGCGCGAAGAACTTGGACCCGGCCCACCGCAAGGACGGCGTCGCGCTGCTGCTGTTCGGCCTCGCGCTGATCGTCGCCGCCGGCACCTGGGCCGATCTGCGCGGCCCGGTCGGCGACCTCGTCGAGATCCTGGTGACCGGCGCGTTCGGCCGGCTCGACCTGCTCGTGCCGATACTGCTCGCGGTGATCGCCGTGCGCTTCATCCGCCACCCCGAGAAGCCCGAGGCCAACGGCCGCATCGTGATCGGCCTGTCCGCGCTCGTCATCGGCGTACTCGGCCAGGTCCACATCGCCTGCGGCGCGCCCGCCCGCAGCGACGGCATGCAGGCCATAAGGAACGCCGGCGGCCTCATCGGCTGGGGCGTGGCGACCCCGCTGACGTACACGATGGGCGAGGTCCTCGCCGTACCCCTGCTCGTGCTGCTCACGGTCTTCGGGCTGCTGGTCGTCACGGCCACGCCCGTCAACGCGATCCCGCAGCGCCTGCGGCTGCTCGGCGTGAAGCTGGGCATCGTCCACGACTTCGACGACGAGGACGAGTTCGTCGGCGAGGACGACGAGCGCTACGACGAGCAGTGGCGCGAGGCGCTGCCCGCGCGGCCCCGCAAGCGCGGGGGCGCCCCCGAGGCCTACGACCCCGAGAGCGCCGAGCAGGACGCCCTCTCCAAGCGCCGGAGCCGCCCCCGGCGCTCCGCGGTGCCCCAGCCCGACATGAACCGCCCCATGGACGCCGTGGACGTCGCGGCGGCCGCCGCAGCGGCGCTCGACGGGGCCGTCCTGCACGGCATGCCGCCCTCGCCGATCGTCGCCGACCTCACCCAGGGCGTACGGGTCGGGGGAGACCGCGAGGACACCACCCCGACGCCCGTCCCGGCCCCCGCCGCGCGCCCCAAGCAGGAGAAGCTCAGGGCCGAGCCGGCCGAGCGCATAGTGGCGGACCTGACCAAGGCGCCCCCGGAGGAGATGCGCGACCTGCCGCCGCGGGCCGAGCAGCTCCAGCTCGCCGGCGACATCACGTACGCGCTGCCCTCGCTCGACCTCCTCACGCGCGGGGGCCCCGGCAAGGCACGCAGCGCCGCGAACGACGCCGTGGTCGCCTCCCTGACGAACGTCTTCTCCGAGTTCAAGGTCGACGCCGCCGTCACCGGCTTCACGCGCGGGCCCACGGTCACGCGCTACGAGGTGGAGCTCGGCCCCGCCGTCAAGGTCGAGCGGATCACCGCGCTCACCAAGAACATCGCCTACGCCGTCGCCAGCCCCGACGTACGGATCATCAGCCCGATCCCCGGCAAGTCCGCGGTCGGCATCGAGATCCCGAACACGGACCGCGAGATGGTCAACGTCGGTGACGTCCTGCGCCTCGCGGACGCGGCCGAGGACGACCACCCGATGCTCGTGGCGCTCGGCAAGGACGTCGAGGGCGGCTACGTCATGGCCAACATGGCGAAGATGCCGCACATCCTGGTGGCCGGTGCCACCGGCTCGGGCAAGTCGTCCTGCATCAACTGCCTGATCACGTCGATCATGTGCCGCGCGACCCCCGAGGACGTCCGCATGGTCCTCGTAGACCCCAAGCGCGTCGAACTGACCGCCTACGAAGGCATCCCGCACCTGATCACACCCATCATCACCAACCCGAAGAGGGCCGCCGAGGCGCTCCAGTGGGTCGTACGGGAGATGGACCTCAGGTATGACGACCTCGCGGCCTTCGGGTACCGGCACATCGACGACTTCAACCAGGCCATCCGCGACGGCAAGCTGAAGACTCCGGAGGGCAGCGAGCGGGAGCTCAAGACCTATCCGTACCTCCTGGTGATCGTCGACGAGCTGGCCGACCTGATGATGGTCGCGCCCCGGGACGTTGAGGACTCGATCGTGCGCATCACACAGCTCGCGCGCGCGGCCGGCATCCACCTGGTGCTCGCGACGCAGCGGCCGTCCGTCGATGTCGTCACCGGTCTGATCAAGGCGAACGTGCCCTCCAGGCTCGCGTTCGCCACCTCGTCCCTGGCCGACTCGCGGGTCATCCTCGACCAGCCCGGCGCCGAGAAGCTCATCGGCAAGGGTGACGGGCTGTATCTGCCGATGGGTCAGAACAAGCCCACCCGTATGCAGGGCGCCTTCGTCACCGAGGACGAGATCCACGCCGTCGTGCAGCACTGCAAGGACCAGATGACCCCGGTCTTCCGGGAGGACGTCACCGTAGGTACCAAGCAGAAGAAGGAGGTCGACGAGGAGATCGGTGACGACCTCGACCTGCTGTGCCAGGCGGTCGAGCTGGTCGTGTCCACGCAGTTCGGGTCGACCTCGATGCTCCAGCGCAAACTGCGCGTCGGCTTCGCCAAGGCCGGGCGGCTCATGGACCTCATGGAGTCCCGGGGCATCGTCGGACCCAGCGAGGGCTCCAAGGCGCGTGACGTTCTTGTGAAGGCCGACGAGGTGGATGGCGTGCTCGCGGTGATCCGCGGGGAGTCTGAAGGGTAG